ATCATTTTGCTTTCCTCTGCGGTAGCAGCCCGGAATGGCTGCTTATACAAACCAGCCATTGTATCCAGTACACCTTGTGAAACACGGTTGGTATAGAGGGAAGTGAACCTTCCTTCCAGCATCACTGCGATGGGGATATGCTGACGGTTGAATGTTTTGATATCGTCCTCTGTTTTCACACTGCTGAGTGAAACGAGTGCAGGAGTTGCCAATACGCGGGAATTGGCAGAACTGGCCAGCAGTATGGTCTTATTGATGCCTGGCGCTTTAACGGTATCGATGGAATTGGGAAAGATGCTAAGCACCCTGTCCATATTTCCGGATACCGGGTTGTTATTGTAAGATGTCAGCAGCGGGAAATATTGCCAGGGCTGGAGATCCATCTGAGGCTTATCTCCATAATTCCCAACCACCATTGGCAATTGATCGCATTGGAGGTCCTGCACCAGGTCCCCATTGATGCGAACGCCGTATTTGAAAAGCAGGTCGTCCAGGTTGAGGTTGCGATCGTAGGCGATGAAATCCGACTGCCTGCGCATGAGGCTGTCCATTTCCGCATAGAGCCTGTCGATCATCCAGATGATCTTTCCGCCCTGCATCACATATTGATCGAGTTTTAGTTTTTGTTCATCATTGAAAGGGACGGTTGGCTTCACTACCAGCAAAGCGTCGAAGTCATGCGGAATGAACGGCACACTGTCGATAGGTACAAAACCGAAGCCATATGCAGGTTTCAGCGTTCTTTCGATCAGGTCGTAAACATTATAGCTAAGCGGTTGTCCATTGCCGATAAGGTAACCAACATTGGGAACTTTGTTGGCAGTGAGCTTCTGAATGGCATGCGCGAATTTGTATTCCAGCAATGCTTCCGCATTGTTGAGGGATTGCATGCCGCCGGTCATGTCCTGCCCCTGCAGCAGGTCTACCGCTTCCACTTTATCATCGTAACTGATAATGGCGCCGGGAAAAAGATAACGTTGTTCTTCCGCCTCTCCGGCTTTCGCACGTACACGCACATTGGTGGGACGAAGGCCCAGTTTCATCAGCGAGTCCGCAGAGATCTCGCCGGCCAGCGCCTGCGACACAGGCTTCTCAAAACTGAACTGGATATTGGCCGCTGAAAGCTCTTTGAATTCCTGAAGCATTTCGCGGGTACTGTTCGCGAGCTTTTTGAAACCGGCAGGCATTTCGCCATCGAGAAAAACGGTGATGCTCACCCGATCTCCCAATCCTTTGATCAGTTTTTTGGTAGCAGGTGAGAGAGTATACCTTTTTTCCTGGGTGAGATCGATGCGAACAGGGATCAATGTAGCAATATAGTTAATGGCCACCAGCGCCAGAATGCAGGCGAGCCACCAGTATTTCGATTGTAGGATCTTTTTCATAGTCTTTGTTCAGGGTCTTCTTAACGCTTCAACAGGTTACGGGTGGTACAAACAAGGAAGAATGCGATCACGCTCAGGAAATAGATAATGTCCCGGCTATCGATCACGCCCCTGCTGATGCTGCGGTAATGGAAATCGATACCCAGCATTTCGATATAGTAGTCCGCCCCGGATTCCAGCGCGGGAATGCGGCTGATGGCATTGAAACCACTGTACAAAAGGAAACAGAAAAAGGCGCCGCTGATAAATGCAACCACAGCATTACTCGTAAAACTGCTGCAACAGATCCCGATGGCCACAAATACGGAAGCCAGGAAGATCAGACCGAAATAAGCACCGATAGTACCGCCGCGATCGATCCCTCCTTCAGTGGACATTTGCTGTACACTGATCACATAAATAATGGTAGGTATAAGCGCAATCAGCACCACTCCAAGCGCTCCGGCATATTTTCCGAGCACCAGTTTCCATCTGCTCAGAGGTTTGGTTTGAAGAATTTCGTAGGTGCCCGCCTTGAATTCATCGGAGAAGCTGCGCATGGTGATCGCAGGGATCAGGAGAAGCAGGATCCAGGGGGCTAATTCAAAAAATTTATCAAGTGTAGCGTAGCCAAAATCAAGGATATTGGTATCCGGGAACACAAAGAGAAACAATCCGTTAAGTAAAAGGAATACCACTATTGCGATATACCCGGTGAGGCTACTAAAAAACTGCCTGAACTCTTTTTTGCATACGGGCCACATGTTACGAAAATAAGGGATTATCAGTATAAATTAAGAAAAGATGAAATTGTTTGCGCGGTGTGTAAATCTATTTGCTTATATTCGTTACTCCCCTTTATCCACCTGGTAAACCATTATCCAAAATATTGATTCACGAGTTTATTTGTAACTGTATAACCAAAACCTGCTGCAAGCGAAAACCCTCCCAACGGAGGGTTTTTTGATGTATACAAACGCTGGGAAATACATTTTTGTTGTGACCCATGGGCAATGGGATATGATAAACGCCGGCGGGTCGAAACGAACCGGCGCAATTGGATCTTTAATGGGGCCTGGGGTTGGTGGGATGGGACGGTAGAATATGGATGAGCTTCTTCGCTTACGTTTCGAAGGCCAGGTTTATTCATATCCCATTGCCAGAGCACCCTGATAGTGCAACAGCTTAAAACGCAATTTTCGCATTTGTTGGTGGAGGGATGGTGTGAAGGTGCAACTGCGAAATGTATTATACCAATTCCTTTTGTTTATTATTCCCAGGATAATCTTACTATGCAATCTTACTGCATCTTTCCGTCGGTTCCTCTTAGATGTTCTTCAACTTTTCAATCACATAATCGATTTCTTCAGGGGTTGTGAAACGGCCGAGACTAAAACGGATACTGCCATAGGCGAGCTCGTCGGAGAGCCCCATCGCTTTGAGCACATAGCTGGGTTCCATCAACGCACTGGTACAGGCGGAACCACTACTGACGGCAAGGTCTTTGGTGAAGGTGCGCATCAGTACGCCACTGTTGGTGTTGATGAAAGAGAGATTGGAAGTGTTGGGAAGACGATGATCAGAGCTGCCATTGATGATCACATTTCCTGTTTGTAATAATGATTGTTCGAGATGTTCTTTGAGTGCGATGATGCGACCGGTATCTGCCAGCATTTCTGCATTGGCAAGGGACGCAGCTTTGCCCAGGCCGACGATGCCGGGTACATTCAATGTGCCGCTGCGGATGCCTTTTTCGTGGCCGCCTCCATCGATCAACGGCGTGAGTTTTACGCGTGGTGATTTTCTTCTTACGTAAATAGCGCCGCAACCTTTGGGTCCATAGAATTTATGAGCGGATAATGCGAGGAGGTCTATGTTATCGTTTATTACATCGATGGGTATTTTGCCGGCGGCCTGTGTGGCATCGGTGAAGAAGATAATGTTGTGCTTCTTTGCGATGGCTCCTATTTCTTTGATGGGCTGCAGTACACCGGTTTCATTATTGGCATACATGATGGAGATCAGGATCGTGTCGTGACGGATGGATGCTTCGAGTTGCTGAAGATTGATGAGACCATCGGCATTGACGGGAAGGTAAGTGATATTGGCTCCAGCCTTTTCAAGATGTGCGCAGGTATCGAGAACGGCTTTGTGTTCTGTAGCTGCTGTGATGATATGATTACCCTTGCCGGAATACATGCTGAACACGCCTTTGATGGCGAGGTTGTCGGATTCTGTGGCGCCGGAAGTGAAATAGATCTCGCCGGGTTCGGCATTGATGAGAGCTGCAATTTGTTCGCGGGCCAGCTGCACTGCTTCCGCAGCCTGCCAGCCATAAACATGTGTGGTACTGGCTGCATTGCCGAACTGTCTGGTGAAGAAAGGCAATATCGCTTCTACCACGCGCGGGTCGCAGGGTGTGGTGGCATTGTAATCGAGATATACTGGCAGTGTGAGCATTTGCAGGAATGATGAATTAAATATCAACCAATGCGCGTAAAAATAGTTCAAATGCGGGTATTTTTAGGCCCGCAAAAACTTATGTCATGTTGAAAGTAGAACATATCGGAATTGCTGTGAAAAGCCTCACTGATTCGGTGCCCCTGTTTGAAAAACTGCTGAACACGGAATGTTATAAAACGGAAGAAGTAACAGGAGAAAAAGTGAACACTGCATTTTTCAGGCAGGGAGAAACGAAAATTGAATTACTGGAAAGCACAAGTGAAGATGGCGTGATCGCAAAATTTGTGGAGAAGAAAGGTGAAGGTATTCATCATATCGCCTTTGAGGTGGCTGATATCGAGGCGGAAATGAAAAGATTACAGGCCGAAGGATTTGTACTGCTGAATGAACAACCTAAACAAGGCGCTGATAATAAACTGGTTTGCTTCCTTCATCCCAAACATACCAATGGAGTGTTGATAGAATTATGTATGGAAAGATAAAAAACTATTGTACCTTTTACTGTCAATTACCCGTCTGAACAAACTGCCTGCTTATCTCTCAGTTCAAAGTGGATTTGGTCAACATTAAAAACGATTGCCTATGCGACCTCCCAACAGACTGAAAACCTGGATATGGTTAATGCTGGCCTTTGTATTTGTATGCCTGAGAGGCTAGTGAAAGAAGTTTTATTGATTGATCACTCTTCGATCTCTGTTTTATTCAATCCCAGTTTGTCGATAGCTATAGCTGCTGCGATCTGACTGGCATCTTTCTTATTGTAAGCCTTGCCTTCGGCAAGCAGTTCTCCATCTACCACTGCACCGATGGTGAAAAGTCTTCGGCCGCCTTCGATCCTTTCATCGAGTGTTTCGAATTCAAGGTTCTTCCCATTCTTATTGGCCCAGCCGTACAATTTATTCTTGTGATTGATCTCGAGATTTTCGAGGTCCTCCATGTAGAGGTGAGGGATGATGATGCATTCGAGTACCCACTTCTTTGTTTTTACAAATCCTTTATCGAGGTAAATAGCTCCCACAACCGCTTCCAGCGTATTGCCAAAGATCTGGCTCATCTTGAGTGAATTGTCGAACTTATTGTAGAAGGTGATCTTCTTGAGTCCCATTTTGATGGCGATCTCATTCAGCTTGTTCCTGTTCACCATTTTGCTGCGCATCTCGGTGAGGAACCCTTCTTCGCGATAGGGATATTTTTTAAAAAGATAGTCGGCTACGATGCCGGAGAGAATGGCATCACCAAGGTATTCGAGTCGTTCGTTGTTCTCATCGGCACTATCCCTTACAGATCTGTGTGTAAGGGCTGCCTGATACAAAGGAAGCTTCCCCGGGACGAATCCCAGTACATTACGAAGGTTCTTTTTGAAAGAAAGATCGTTCCCTTTGCCAAAAAATCGGTCCAGGAGTCCCACAATTGTTAAGCTACAAATTTTTCATTAAGCCAAAAAATCATTAATGGGTACGGGTACATGATTTCATTGGAACAGCAAGCAGCAAACGAATACGTGCAAACTAATTATGCCGGGTATTTCTTCACAATCACACAGGCATTGTGCCCGCCAAACCCGAAGGTATTGGAGAGGGCTGCCCTTACTTCACGCTGCTGGGATTTTCCAAAGGTGAAATTGAGACGTGGATCCAGTTCGGGATCATCAGTAAAGTGGTTGATGGTTGGTGGCACCATATCATTCACCACGCTCATGATGCATGCGATCGCTTCCACAACGCCTGCGGCGCCGAGGCAGTGACCTGTCATGGACTTGGTAGAGCTGATATTGAGATTGTAGGCGTGTTCACCGAATACATCCACAATAGCTTTTACTTCGGCTATATCTCCCAGTGGTGTGGAGGTCCCATGGGTATTGATATAATCGATGTCGGTGGCCTTCATACCTGCATCATCCAGCGCGGAAAGCATCACATTCTTTGCTCCCAGCCCTTCCGGGTGTGGAGCAGTGATATGGTGTGCATCGGCAGTGGCGCCACATCCTGCGATCTCGCAGTAGATCTTGGCTCCACGGGCCAGCGCATGGTCCAGATCTTCCAGTACCAGTACTCCCGCGCCTTCGCCCATTACAAAACCATCACGGTCTTTGTCGTATGGACGGCTGGCGGTCTTGGGATCATCATTGCGTTCACTGAGCGCTTTCATTGCATTGAACCCGCCCACACCAGCTTCGCGGATCACACTTTCAGAACCACCGGCAAGAATCACATCAGCCTTTCCGAGCCTGATCAGGTTAAAGGCTTCCATGATTGCATTGGTGGAAGAAGCGCAAGCACTTACAACCGCGAAGTTGGGGCCACGGAATCCGTGACGCATGGAAATATGTCCTGCAGCAATATCAAGAATCATCTTCGGAATGAAGAACGGATTGAAGCGTGGAGTGCCATCGCCTTGTGCAAAGGCAGTGACTTCCTCCTGGAAGGTGATCAAGCCACCAATACCACTGGCAAATACAACACCAACGCGATCTGCATTGATGCCTTCTGCCTTGAGGCCCGCATCATTTACTGCCTGGTCACTTACAACCAATGCAGTTTGTGTGAAGCGGTCCAGTTTTCTTGCTTCTTTTTTATCCAGAAATTCTAACGGATCAAAATTCTTGAGTTCACAAGCGAAACGGGTCTTGAACTTGGACGCATCAAATAACGTAATGGCATCAGCGCCGGAAACTCCGTTGATGAGACCATTCCAGTATTCTTCCAAATTATTACCGATTGGCGTCAACGCACCAATACCCGTTACAACAACTCGTTTTAATTGCATAGGACTATTTCCCGGGGGAGTTAAATTAAGTAACAAATCCGCCCCTGCGGCTACTGCCAGCTATTGAAGAGCGGATTTAATTTATTGCACCTGAAACAAGTTTCAGTTTACTTAGCATGTTCTTCTAAGTAAGCAATAGCCTGACCAACTGTTGTAATGGTTTCAGCTTGCTCATCAGGAATGGAAATGTTGAATTCTTTTTCAAATTCCATAATCAGTTCCACGGTGTCCAGAGAGTCGGCACCCAAATCATTGGTGAAAGAAGCCTCATTGGTAACTTCTGCTTCTTCTACACCTAACTTATCAACAATAATCTTTTTTACTCTTGTTGCAATGTCTGACATTTTTGTAAAGTTTAGTTACGGCTGCAAAAATATAGATTTTGGGATTATAACAACAATTGGCTGGTTTTTAATTAATGCTGTGAATATTTTGTTCTTTCGCCGTTTTGTAGTACTATCCGCCATCCCGCTTCCAGCCTTTGCTGAAAGCCGGGCGCCGAAGATAATCCACCGGGATGAAACCTGCTTATATTGAATAATTTTATATACTTGAAATCCTCCCGGTAATGTGGTAAATCGTTAAATTGCAGACACCTGTATCATCACCCAAATCCCAGGTATGGCCCTCAAAATTATAGATCACGGCTCTTTTGAATACCAGCAGATGGTTAACCTGCGCCTTGAAATCCTGCGCAAGCCACTCGGCCTGTCCTTCACTCCCGAAGAACTGGAGTCTGAAAAAGAAGAAATACTGATAGGTGCTTTTGAAGATGAAAAGATGCTCGGATGCTGTATGCTTATCCGCGCAGACGCCCAAACGGTGCGACTTCGCCAGATGGCGGTACTCAATAACCTCCAGGGAAAAGGCATCGGGCGAGCCCTGATGCAGTTTGCCGAAAACCTGGCCCGCGACCGCGGTTACAGCAGAATGACCATGCATGCCCGCGCCTCAGCCACAGGCTTTTACGAGAAACTGGGATATGAAGTAAGGGGAGATCAGTTCGATGAAGTGACCATCCCCCATTATATTATGGAGAAAGTACTTTATTAGATCTTACACCAGCCTTATACAGAAAGGATATCGATAATACCTCCCTTCCGAAGCCCGGATGGTGGCAACAATCACCAGAACAATATTAACAACGGGCAACACCCATAAGAAGAGTAATCCTACCAGCACAATGATCAGGATGGCCGAAATAATATAAGCCAGCAGGATCGTGATCTGGAAATTCAGGGATTCACGGGCATGAAATTCCACAAAACTGCCTTCATTTCTTTTTACAAGATAGATCACCAGCGGGGCCAGGATTCCAATCCCCGGAACAATTGCGAGAATATGCGATAATATCGCCATCGTTTTCTCTTCACTGGCGGGAGGAACGGGAGGCATATCGGCAGTTCCGAAAATAGAGTTCGTATCTTGCGCGTTCATGACTGTTTGTTTATTTTATCAGTCGTATAAACAGTCTAATAATTACAGAATATGTTCAAACCCCTTCGATTTCTTCTTGTTGCGGCAATGTTGTTCAGCCTTTCCGCATCCGCCTGTCTGAATGAATATCAACGTAAAGAGATGCCGCTGGATAAAAACAAACTGCATCTTCACTTGCTGCTTCATTCGAAAGAAGATGAAATGCCTTACTGGTGGCATGGATTTGACGGAGAATCTCTCCACAGCCTGGAGGACATGGCTGGAAAAAATATCGCAGAGCTGAACTACAAACAACGTTCCGACTATGCAGTTGCCCAACTCAAGGTAGGCGACAAAGCCAAAGGCCTGCAGATATTACAGGATCTCTACCGGTCATACCCAAACGAATATAATATTGTTGCCAATCTCGGCACCGCATATGAACTAAACGGCGATAAAACCAAAGCACTTGAGTGCCTTAAAAAAGCTGTCGCCATCAACCCGCTCTCGCACTTTGGTTCCGAATGGATCCATGTTCGTATCCTGGAAGAACAACTGGCGGCAACACCCGATTACAAAAAGATCATCAACCTCAACACCGGTAATTTCCAGGACTGGCTGACTGATAAAACTTATCGTTTTCCCCGCCCGGCCGATTCATTGAAATTACAGATCGCTTACCAGTTGCATGAGCGGATCGCTTTCATTGCACCGCCCAATGCCGTGATCGGACAACTGGTCACAGATTTCGGAGACATCGTTGCCAAAACAGATTCGCTTGGCGCAGCATTTGAATTCTATCAGTTTGCACTGAAGTATGATTCTACATTGAAAGACAGTATTGATGTACGCATCAATGGCGTGAAGGCTTCGCAGAAAGAAGTGAAGGATACTTTCAGATGGGCAACTATCGTATGGGCTATCCCGTTACTGGCGCTGGTAATGATCTTCCTCGCCTGGCTGAGAAGTCTCAGGAATAACAAGAAAGCAGATTCATAAAAAGTAAAACCGGCCTGAGCGCCGGTTTTACTTTTTATGAATCTGTTGGAAATTATTTAGATGCTGCTGTTTCTGCACTCACAAACTCCTGCATCCTTTTCAGGAATGCCACCAGCTTGTTCATGCTCTTTATATCGGTAACGATCAGCAGGAAAGACCTGTCTGTTTGTTTCAGTCTTGCATTGTTCACCTGCGTTTGCACAAAGTTGAGGATCTGTTGGAATACAGGTGATTCAAAATAAGGCGAATCAGGTTTGTTCACGAAATAACAACGCAGTGTTTCATCTTTCAATGTCATCTTTTCAAAACCCAGTTCCACACCCGATCTTCGGGCGCGTACAGTTTCAAAGAGATCATCCACCTGGGGCGGAACAGGTCCGAAACGATCACCCAGTTCCTGGTGAAATTCCTGCAGGGCGGGCTCATCTTCACAGTTATCAAGCCTGGTGTACAGCGTCAATCTTTCGGTGATGCTTTCCACATAACTATCGGGGATCAGGATTTCGAGATCGGTATCGATGGTGCAATCCTGCACATAATCTTCCTGCCTGGCAATCTCTTCTTTGAAGAGGTTACGGAATTCGGTTCGCTTCAGTTCTTTGATGGCTTCGTCCAGGATCTTCTGGTACATCTCGAATCCTATCTCGGCCATGAAGCCGCTCTGCTCACCACCCAGCATATTACCGGCGCCCCGAATGTCAAGGTCGCGCATGGCGATCTGGAAGCCGCTACCTAGCTCGCTGTGCTGTTCCAGTGTTTGCAGGCGTTTGCGGGAATCGGGCGGCAATGTGCTCATTGGCGGCGCCAGCAGGTAACAGAAGGCTTTCCGATTGCTTCTTCCTACCCGGCCACGCAACTGGTGCAGATCGCTCAGTCCGAAATGATGCGCATTGTTCACGATAATGGTATTCACATTCGGAATATCCACGCCACTCTCCACGATATTGGTACAGATGAGTACATCGTATTTCTTGTTGATGAAGTCCAGGATCTTTTCCTCCAACTCATGCCCCTCAAGCTGGCCATGCGCGAAACCGATACTGAGATCAGGACAAAGGCCCTGCAGTTTCACTTTCATTTCCGCCAGCCCCTGGATCCGGTTATGGATGAAGAAGACCTGTCCGCCACGTTCAGTCTCGAAATAAATGGCGTCCCGGAGCAGATCATCGTTCATCACAGCCACTTCTGTCTGGATTGGCTGCCTGTTCGGCGGCGGCGTGTTGATGATACTGAGATCGCGAGCGCCCATCAGGCTGAACTGCAATGTTCTTGGGATAGGGGTTGCCGTTAGGGTAAGACAATCCACATTGGTGCGGAGTGTTTTGATCTTCTCTTTATGCGCCACGCCGAATTTCTGTTCTTCATCGATCACGAGCAGGCCAAGGTCTTTGAACTTCACTTCTTTGCCCAGTATGGCATGCGTACCGATGATGATATCGATCTTTCCTTCTTCCAGTCTTTTTAAAGTCTCTTTCTTTTCTTTTGAAGATTTGAAACGGTTCACATAATCCACTGTTACAGGAAAATCTTTCAGACGTTCACTGAAAGATTTGTAATGCTGGTAAGCGAGGATAGTGGTAGGCACCAGCACAGCAGCTTGCTTTCCGTCCACGCATGTTTTGAAGGCGGCGCGCATCGCGATCTCGGTTTTGCCGAAACCCACATCGCCGCAAACAAGACGGTCCATCGGAGATGGTTGTTCCATATCACGCTTCACATCGGCAGTAGCCTTGCTCTGGTCTGGTGTGTCTTCGTAAATGAAGCTGGCCTCCAGCTCAGTTTGCATGTAATTGTCGGGAGTATGCTGAAACCCTTGCTGGGCTTTTCTTTGCGCGTATAACTTAATAAGATCGAAGGCAATCTCTTTGACCTTCGTTTTCGTTTTTTCCTTCAGCCGGTTCCAGGCATCGCTACCCAGCTTGTTCACTTTCGGCACGGAACCTTCCTTGCCGGTGTATTTGGAGATCTTGTGCAGTGAGTTGATATTCACATACAGGATATCACTGTCCTTATAAATGATCCGTACAGCCTCCTGCAGTTTTCCATTGGTCTCGATCTTCTGTAAACCGCTGTATACGCCCACACCGTGATCGATATGCGTAACATAGTCGCCGGGCTGTAACTCGCGCAGGGTGCGGAGTGTAAGGGCTTTGTTCTTATTGTAAGCCTGTTTGACCTTGTACTTATGATAGCGCTGGAAGATCTGGTGGTCAGTATAGCAAACCAGTTTCAGGTCTTCATCGATGAAGCCTTCATGGATGGATGTAGGTATGGGTGTGAAGGGGATCTCCGCCTTCAGATCTTCGAAGATGCTGTTGAGGCGTTCCAGCTGGCGCGGATTCTCTGCAAAAAGATAGAGCCCGAAGTTCTTTGCTGACCAGCTTTTGAGATCCCGGATCAGCAGGTCGAACTGCCTGTTGAATGCAGGCTGCGCCTTTGTATTGAAATGTATGTCAACCGGGATATCGTGGGCCGCAGGATCTCCTTCAGGGAAATCCTTGCCATGGCCGAAAGCCACGATATGCCTTGATTGTAATTGTTGTTCTATCCGGAGTGCAGGTACAAAATCTTCTGGTTTTGTATCCGTTTTCTCCATGCGGGTGTCTTCATCACCGGCAGCATCACGCGCTTTTTGCGTGGGCGTAACGGTGGTAAGAAAAAGCTCCAGGTCTTCCTCCTGAATGATCAGTCTCTCTTTGGTAAAGGACCAGTCCTGCATCCACACAACGGTATTCTCCGGCAGGAAATCGAAGAGAGAGATCTTGTCGGCAGTATCGAACTGTGTGTCTACATTTGGAATGATGGTCACCTGCAGCAGCTTCCGTTCACTGAGCTGGGTTTCCGGATCGAAGATGCGGATACTGTCAA
This portion of the Pseudobacter ginsenosidimutans genome encodes:
- a CDS encoding GNAT family N-acetyltransferase, with product MALKIIDHGSFEYQQMVNLRLEILRKPLGLSFTPEELESEKEEILIGAFEDEKMLGCCMLIRADAQTVRLRQMAVLNNLQGKGIGRALMQFAENLARDRGYSRMTMHARASATGFYEKLGYEVRGDQFDEVTIPHYIMEKVLY
- a CDS encoding tetratricopeptide repeat protein; the protein is MFKPLRFLLVAAMLFSLSASACLNEYQRKEMPLDKNKLHLHLLLHSKEDEMPYWWHGFDGESLHSLEDMAGKNIAELNYKQRSDYAVAQLKVGDKAKGLQILQDLYRSYPNEYNIVANLGTAYELNGDKTKALECLKKAVAINPLSHFGSEWIHVRILEEQLAATPDYKKIINLNTGNFQDWLTDKTYRFPRPADSLKLQIAYQLHERIAFIAPPNAVIGQLVTDFGDIVAKTDSLGAAFEFYQFALKYDSTLKDSIDVRINGVKASQKEVKDTFRWATIVWAIPLLALVMIFLAWLRSLRNNKKADS
- the mce gene encoding methylmalonyl-CoA epimerase, yielding MLKVEHIGIAVKSLTDSVPLFEKLLNTECYKTEEVTGEKVNTAFFRQGETKIELLESTSEDGVIAKFVEKKGEGIHHIAFEVADIEAEMKRLQAEGFVLLNEQPKQGADNKLVCFLHPKHTNGVLIELCMER
- a CDS encoding ribonuclease III family protein — its product is MGLLDRFFGKGNDLSFKKNLRNVLGFVPGKLPLYQAALTHRSVRDSADENNERLEYLGDAILSGIVADYLFKKYPYREEGFLTEMRSKMVNRNKLNEIAIKMGLKKITFYNKFDNSLKMSQIFGNTLEAVVGAIYLDKGFVKTKKWVLECIIIPHLYMEDLENLEINHKNKLYGWANKNGKNLEFETLDERIEGGRRLFTIGAVVDGELLAEGKAYNKKDASQIAAAIAIDKLGLNKTEIEE
- a CDS encoding cysteine desulfurase family protein: MLTLPVYLDYNATTPCDPRVVEAILPFFTRQFGNAASTTHVYGWQAAEAVQLAREQIAALINAEPGEIYFTSGATESDNLAIKGVFSMYSGKGNHIITAATEHKAVLDTCAHLEKAGANITYLPVNADGLINLQQLEASIRHDTILISIMYANNETGVLQPIKEIGAIAKKHNIIFFTDATQAAGKIPIDVINDNIDLLALSAHKFYGPKGCGAIYVRRKSPRVKLTPLIDGGGHEKGIRSGTLNVPGIVGLGKAASLANAEMLADTGRIIALKEHLEQSLLQTGNVIINGSSDHRLPNTSNLSFINTNSGVLMRTFTKDLAVSSGSACTSALMEPSYVLKAMGLSDELAYGSIRFSLGRFTTPEEIDYVIEKLKNI
- the gldG gene encoding gliding motility-associated ABC transporter substrate-binding protein GldG, which produces MKKILQSKYWWLACILALVAINYIATLIPVRIDLTQEKRYTLSPATKKLIKGLGDRVSITVFLDGEMPAGFKKLANSTREMLQEFKELSAANIQFSFEKPVSQALAGEISADSLMKLGLRPTNVRVRAKAGEAEEQRYLFPGAIISYDDKVEAVDLLQGQDMTGGMQSLNNAEALLEYKFAHAIQKLTANKVPNVGYLIGNGQPLSYNVYDLIERTLKPAYGFGFVPIDSVPFIPHDFDALLVVKPTVPFNDEQKLKLDQYVMQGGKIIWMIDRLYAEMDSLMRRQSDFIAYDRNLNLDDLLFKYGVRINGDLVQDLQCDQLPMVVGNYGDKPQMDLQPWQYFPLLTSYNNNPVSGNMDRVLSIFPNSIDTVKAPGINKTILLASSANSRVLATPALVSLSSVKTEDDIKTFNRQHIPIAVMLEGRFTSLYTNRVSQGVLDTMAGLYKQPFRAATAEESKMIVIADGDIVANVFTQKEGPLPMGYNQFTNYQYANRDFFINCVEYLVNPSGILDTRAKNYTLRLLDPAAVEESKTTWQLINIAGPVALILLFGMIYQALRKKKYQ
- the gldF gene encoding gliding motility-associated ABC transporter permease subunit GldF, whose translation is MWPVCKKEFRQFFSSLTGYIAIVVFLLLNGLFLFVFPDTNILDFGYATLDKFFELAPWILLLLIPAITMRSFSDEFKAGTYEILQTKPLSRWKLVLGKYAGALGVVLIALIPTIIYVISVQQMSTEGGIDRGGTIGAYFGLIFLASVFVAIGICCSSFTSNAVVAFISGAFFCFLLYSGFNAISRIPALESGADYYIEMLGIDFHYRSISRGVIDSRDIIYFLSVIAFFLVCTTRNLLKR
- the fabF gene encoding beta-ketoacyl-ACP synthase II gives rise to the protein MQLKRVVVTGIGALTPIGNNLEEYWNGLINGVSGADAITLFDASKFKTRFACELKNFDPLEFLDKKEARKLDRFTQTALVVSDQAVNDAGLKAEGINADRVGVVFASGIGGLITFQEEVTAFAQGDGTPRFNPFFIPKMILDIAAGHISMRHGFRGPNFAVVSACASSTNAIMEAFNLIRLGKADVILAGGSESVIREAGVGGFNAMKALSERNDDPKTASRPYDKDRDGFVMGEGAGVLVLEDLDHALARGAKIYCEIAGCGATADAHHITAPHPEGLGAKNVMLSALDDAGMKATDIDYINTHGTSTPLGDIAEVKAIVDVFGEHAYNLNISSTKSMTGHCLGAAGVVEAIACIMSVVNDMVPPTINHFTDDPELDPRLNFTFGKSQQREVRAALSNTFGFGGHNACVIVKKYPA
- a CDS encoding DUF4870 domain-containing protein; translated protein: MNAQDTNSIFGTADMPPVPPASEEKTMAILSHILAIVPGIGILAPLVIYLVKRNEGSFVEFHARESLNFQITILLAYIISAILIIVLVGLLFLWVLPVVNIVLVIVATIRASEGRYYRYPFCIRLV
- a CDS encoding acyl carrier protein; this encodes MSDIATRVKKIIVDKLGVEEAEVTNEASFTNDLGADSLDTVELIMEFEKEFNISIPDEQAETITTVGQAIAYLEEHAK